From the Synechococcus sp. Nb3U1 genome, one window contains:
- a CDS encoding HAD family hydrolase: protein MQSFVSLFFDMDGVIVDSEPIHAQAGAIALQRCNLSIDLDPISLQFKGRTDWDMFAYIVEQFSPDDDPPGRAEYERRAEVQRLIDEKATVFHELLEEVPLVPGVLEFLAASRQQFSTLALTTSATRRDQEQIFNRFGLHRWFDGVITAEDIQRAKPDPEPYLKTAAILGLDPKLCLVIEDSTNGIRSAKGAGCFAVGITTSFQPEDLRQAGADAVVQSFVELAELLNLPM, encoded by the coding sequence ATGCAATCCTTTGTCAGCCTCTTCTTCGATATGGACGGGGTGATCGTCGACTCCGAGCCCATCCATGCGCAGGCGGGGGCGATCGCCCTCCAACGGTGCAATCTTTCGATTGATCTGGATCCCATCTCCCTCCAGTTCAAGGGCCGCACCGACTGGGATATGTTCGCCTACATCGTCGAGCAGTTTAGCCCAGACGATGACCCTCCGGGTCGTGCAGAGTACGAACGCCGTGCTGAAGTTCAACGCCTGATTGACGAAAAGGCCACCGTGTTTCACGAGCTTTTAGAGGAGGTTCCCCTGGTGCCGGGGGTGCTGGAGTTTTTGGCCGCCAGCCGTCAGCAGTTTTCAACTCTGGCCCTGACCACCTCCGCCACCCGTCGGGATCAAGAACAGATTTTCAATCGTTTTGGCCTGCACCGCTGGTTTGATGGGGTGATCACCGCCGAGGATATTCAACGGGCCAAACCTGACCCAGAGCCTTATTTGAAAACCGCCGCCATCTTAGGCTTGGATCCGAAGCTATGTCTGGTGATCGAGGATTCCACCAACGGGATCCGCTCTGCCAAAGGGGCCGGATGTTTCGCAGTGGGTATCACCACGTCTTTTCAGCCAGAAGACTTGCGCCAGGCTGGGGCCGATGCGGTGGTGCAGAGCTTTGTGGAATTGGCGGAGCTGCTGAACTTGCCGATGTAA
- a CDS encoding TIGR02450 family Trp-rich protein has product MARQKSRHKQRFPHLLGSKWTSVRPMLGWRHFQVKERQQGEGGLVFAELEAVCDPQVRIWVNAASLKNRALWQAGWAPLQDGIPCGSEYPEHNPIKEAEGGADWAGI; this is encoded by the coding sequence ATGGCTCGCCAAAAATCCCGCCACAAACAGCGTTTTCCTCACCTGCTGGGCTCCAAATGGACATCGGTACGCCCTATGCTGGGCTGGCGACACTTTCAGGTGAAAGAACGTCAGCAGGGGGAAGGCGGGCTGGTGTTTGCTGAGCTTGAGGCGGTTTGTGATCCCCAGGTTCGCATCTGGGTGAATGCCGCCAGTTTGAAAAATCGAGCTCTTTGGCAAGCGGGCTGGGCACCTTTGCAGGATGGGATCCCTTGTGGGTCAGAGTATCCTGAACACAACCCCATAAAGGAGGCGGAAGGCGGTGCGGATTGGGCAGGGATATGA
- a CDS encoding FkbM family methyltransferase, which translates to MSNESINTDIPQRSDWLLSHRKSITSQLGEDGILEKIFEIIPKGNKWCVEFGAGDGKLLSNTYNLIVNHNWSSVQIEANPDRFAVLSSRYSEREDVYCLNKVISFEGEGKLDDVLCNTPIPEDFDLLSIDIDGNDFHVWSSLEKYRPKVLVIEFNPTIPHYVNFVQKKDINVNHGCSLAALVELGKEKEYELICSTQWNGIFVNKRYYPRFNISDNSIWKMNHNYQFWTYVFQAYDGTLFLGGMNKLLWHDITVDLKMMEEMIQVLSPEERVFPDHLR; encoded by the coding sequence ATGTCGAATGAATCTATAAACACAGATATCCCTCAACGGAGTGATTGGCTATTGAGTCATAGAAAATCAATTACTTCGCAGTTGGGAGAAGATGGCATCCTGGAAAAAATATTTGAAATCATTCCGAAAGGGAATAAATGGTGTGTGGAATTTGGTGCGGGAGATGGAAAATTATTGAGTAACACCTATAACCTTATTGTCAATCACAATTGGTCTTCTGTCCAGATTGAAGCCAACCCAGATCGATTTGCTGTGCTTTCAAGCAGGTATTCTGAACGTGAAGATGTATATTGCCTTAATAAGGTTATCAGTTTCGAGGGGGAAGGGAAGCTTGATGATGTCTTGTGTAACACTCCAATTCCAGAAGACTTTGATCTCCTCTCAATCGATATCGACGGAAATGATTTTCATGTATGGTCGTCCCTAGAGAAATATCGTCCAAAAGTTTTGGTTATAGAATTTAATCCAACAATTCCTCATTATGTAAACTTCGTTCAGAAAAAAGATATTAATGTCAATCACGGCTGTTCTTTAGCTGCTCTTGTTGAGCTTGGCAAGGAAAAGGAATATGAGTTGATTTGTTCTACTCAGTGGAATGGGATTTTCGTCAACAAAAGGTATTATCCACGGTTCAATATCTCAGACAACTCAATCTGGAAAATGAATCACAATTATCAGTTCTGGACTTATGTTTTTCAAGCCTATGATGGAACCCTATTTTTAGGAGGCATGAACAAGCTACTATGGCACGATATTACAGTTGACCTTAAAATGATGGAGGAGATGATACAGGTTCTCTCTCCCGAAGAACGTGTCTTCCCGGATCATTTAAGGTAA
- a CDS encoding heavy metal-responsive transcriptional regulator: MVNSVLADNSPSSLKIGQVALSAGLPVRTVRYYESIGLLAPTVERAESSYRLFDPAVLGRLAFIRRCQSLGLSLEEIREILQVHDQGALPCQEIRDHLQKKLQEIEQRIADLQTLKGQIQSLLSAWHIPEQSLAESTVICPILKL; the protein is encoded by the coding sequence ATGGTTAATTCTGTGTTGGCGGACAACTCGCCTTCTAGTTTGAAGATTGGCCAAGTGGCGCTATCAGCGGGTTTGCCCGTACGGACGGTGCGCTACTACGAATCGATCGGGCTACTGGCCCCGACGGTGGAACGGGCCGAGTCTAGCTATCGGTTGTTTGATCCGGCGGTGTTGGGGCGGTTGGCTTTTATTCGCCGTTGCCAGAGCTTGGGCTTGAGTCTAGAGGAGATCCGGGAGATTTTACAAGTACACGATCAAGGGGCACTGCCCTGCCAAGAGATTCGGGATCATCTGCAGAAAAAGCTCCAGGAGATCGAACAGCGGATCGCCGATCTGCAAACCCTGAAAGGCCAAATTCAAAGCCTACTCTCCGCCTGGCATATTCCAGAGCAATCTCTGGCCGAAAGTACAGTGATCTGCCCAATTTTGAAGCTCTGA
- a CDS encoding bleomycin resistance protein, whose translation MEGSSELLSCVPVLQIRQAELSCEFYCGALGFTKEWEHQFEPGFPRLVLMGRGPIRLFLTEHPESAFGMLIYLYVSAVDPLAREFRSRGAQIDLGPITQPWGVREIHLRDPDGNRLRFGQVLDEEDLKG comes from the coding sequence ATGGAGGGGTCGTCTGAACTGTTGAGCTGTGTTCCCGTCCTCCAAATTCGACAGGCGGAACTCAGTTGCGAGTTTTATTGTGGTGCCCTCGGCTTTACTAAAGAATGGGAACACCAATTTGAACCCGGTTTCCCCCGCTTGGTGTTGATGGGTCGGGGCCCGATTCGACTGTTTTTAACCGAACACCCCGAAAGCGCTTTCGGCATGCTGATCTACCTCTACGTTTCGGCGGTGGATCCCTTGGCTAGGGAGTTTAGAAGCAGGGGTGCCCAAATCGATCTCGGCCCCATCACCCAACCCTGGGGTGTGCGAGAAATTCATTTACGGGATCCGGATGGCAATCGTCTCCGCTTTGGTCAGGTGTTGGATGAGGAGGATCTCAAGGGATGA
- a CDS encoding response regulator, translating into MQSGDLLGTVLLVDDTLENLDVLDELLSEQGYEVRRAINGSMALRAVEADPPDLILLDIMMPEMDGYQVCEQIKKNEATWDIPIIFISALSDVFDKVRAFQVGGVDYLSKPFQTGEVLASVKTHLNNAYLQKELQMQKERWQQRDEEEQQRSVSLKLQRDLERKRAEQYLERIMVLEDRLRELGLDPEQL; encoded by the coding sequence GTGCAAAGCGGCGACTTACTGGGTACCGTCCTACTAGTGGATGACACCCTGGAAAACTTGGATGTGCTGGATGAGTTGCTCTCTGAGCAAGGGTATGAGGTGCGTCGAGCCATCAATGGTTCTATGGCGCTGCGAGCCGTGGAAGCTGATCCGCCGGATCTGATCTTGCTAGACATCATGATGCCGGAGATGGATGGCTACCAGGTGTGTGAGCAAATCAAGAAAAATGAGGCCACTTGGGATATCCCGATCATTTTTATTAGTGCCCTCAGCGATGTGTTTGATAAGGTGAGGGCTTTTCAGGTGGGGGGTGTTGATTATCTCAGCAAGCCCTTTCAAACAGGAGAAGTGCTGGCTAGCGTCAAGACCCATCTGAACAACGCCTATTTGCAAAAAGAGCTGCAAATGCAAAAAGAACGCTGGCAGCAACGGGATGAGGAAGAACAACAACGCAGTGTTTCTCTAAAATTACAGCGGGATTTAGAGCGGAAACGGGCCGAACAGTACCTAGAGCGGATTATGGTGTTGGAAGATCGCTTACGTGAGTTAGGGTTGGATCCTGAACAACTATGA
- a CDS encoding ABC transporter substrate-binding protein yields MAVVEGRTPKMRGGMFWLGILWLGILWLSACAAPTQPHLIGTVTSDPKTFNTYLAAESSSRDAITYFENGLVTLDEETLLPKPELAEGWDVFDGGLRYVFTLREGLRWSDGEPLTAADVDFTFNRIIFDERIPTSARDVKRIGESGALPQVRALDERRVEFVLPEPFAPFLIQAGSPILPKHILESTVEQVDSQGNPLFLQTWGIDTPVEELVGAGPYVLQEYIPGQRLVYRPNPYYWKGEGIPRIERLILRIVDSEDTALLQFRSRETDWVAVRGGDFQLLKREEERDQFTIYDLGPTLNNNFFAFNLSQARNPQTGRPFVDPIKSRWFNDLAFRKAVAHAMNRQSYVDSVLQGLGEIQQSVLSPANPFYLSPEEGLPTYEYNPDKARQLLLEAGYTYDNESNLRDPEGNRVRFTLITNAGNNQREATGALIKADLERIGMTVDFSPIAFNTLVQRTDSRDWETLLLGFGGGGTEPNNGSNIWRSDGRLHLFNLGDLPNNPAEGVQIYDWEREIDRIFIEGVRELEFEKRKALYDQFQIIIQEQLPQIGTFNPLVLSAVRNRVEGVDPRPILGPLWNLDQLYIQE; encoded by the coding sequence ATGGCGGTTGTAGAAGGCAGAACCCCCAAAATGCGGGGAGGGATGTTCTGGTTGGGGATCCTCTGGTTGGGGATCCTCTGGTTGAGTGCTTGTGCGGCCCCGACCCAGCCCCACCTGATCGGCACGGTCACCTCCGACCCGAAAACCTTCAATACCTACTTAGCCGCCGAAAGCTCCAGCCGCGACGCCATCACCTACTTTGAAAACGGGCTGGTCACCCTCGATGAAGAGACTCTCTTGCCCAAACCTGAGCTGGCGGAAGGCTGGGATGTGTTTGACGGGGGCTTGCGGTATGTCTTTACCTTGCGGGAGGGCTTACGTTGGTCGGATGGAGAACCTCTGACAGCAGCCGATGTGGACTTCACCTTCAATCGCATCATTTTCGATGAGCGGATCCCCACTTCTGCGCGGGATGTGAAGCGGATTGGCGAGTCGGGGGCGTTGCCCCAGGTGCGAGCTCTGGATGAACGGCGGGTGGAGTTTGTGCTGCCCGAGCCTTTTGCCCCTTTCCTGATTCAGGCGGGATCCCCCATCTTGCCCAAGCACATTTTGGAGTCCACTGTCGAGCAGGTGGATAGCCAGGGTAACCCGCTTTTTTTGCAAACTTGGGGCATTGATACGCCGGTAGAGGAGCTGGTGGGGGCGGGCCCCTACGTGTTGCAGGAATATATCCCTGGGCAGCGGCTGGTCTATCGGCCCAATCCTTATTATTGGAAAGGGGAAGGGATCCCGCGCATTGAACGACTGATCCTGCGCATTGTCGATTCTGAGGATACGGCGCTGTTGCAGTTTCGCTCCCGCGAGACGGATTGGGTGGCGGTGCGGGGGGGCGATTTTCAATTGCTGAAGCGAGAAGAAGAACGGGATCAGTTCACCATCTACGATCTCGGCCCCACCCTGAACAACAATTTCTTCGCATTCAACCTGAGCCAGGCCCGTAACCCCCAAACTGGGCGACCTTTTGTAGATCCGATCAAAAGTCGCTGGTTTAATGACTTGGCCTTTCGCAAAGCTGTGGCTCATGCCATGAATCGCCAATCCTATGTGGACAGTGTGTTACAAGGATTGGGAGAAATCCAGCAATCGGTGCTCTCTCCGGCTAACCCTTTTTATCTCAGCCCAGAAGAAGGACTGCCCACCTACGAGTACAACCCCGACAAAGCCCGGCAACTGCTGCTGGAGGCCGGCTACACCTACGACAACGAGAGCAATCTCCGGGATCCCGAGGGCAACCGAGTGCGTTTTACCCTGATCACCAACGCCGGCAACAACCAGCGGGAAGCAACGGGAGCCCTGATCAAGGCGGATCTGGAGCGGATCGGCATGACGGTGGACTTCAGCCCAATTGCCTTCAATACCCTGGTTCAACGCACCGATAGCCGCGATTGGGAAACCCTGTTACTAGGCTTTGGCGGGGGGGGGACTGAGCCCAACAATGGCTCCAACATTTGGCGTAGCGATGGCCGCTTACACCTGTTTAACCTGGGGGATCTGCCCAATAACCCTGCTGAAGGCGTTCAGATTTATGACTGGGAACGGGAGATTGACCGCATTTTTATTGAGGGGGTACGAGAGCTAGAGTTTGAGAAGCGCAAAGCGCTTTACGACCAGTTTCAAATCATTATCCAGGAACAACTGCCTCAAATTGGCACCTTTAACCCCCTTGTGCTCTCGGCGGTACGCAACCGTGTTGAAGGGGTGGATCCGCGACCAATTCTAGGGCCATTGTGGAATTTGGATCAGCTCTATATTCAAGAGTAG
- a CDS encoding succinate dehydrogenase/fumarate reductase flavoprotein subunit: MLEHDIVIIGGGLSGCRAALEALRRDPSLNLALVAKTHPIRSHSVAAQGGIAAALQNVDPQDSWQAHAFDTVKGSDYLADQDAVEILTQEAPQVIIDLEHLGVLFSRLPDGRIAQRAFGGHSHHRTCYAADKTGHAILHELVNNLKRFGVKLYSEWYVLQLILEENQAKGVVMLELATGQLEVVRAKAVMLATGGYGRIYNSTSNDFASTGDGMAMVARAGLPLQDMEFVQFHPTGLYPVGVLISEAVRGEGAYLINNEGERFMASYAPSRMELAPRDITSRAIVTEVRAGRGIAGKDYVYLDLRHLGAEKIHSRVPFCWEEAHRHLGIDAVVEPIPVRPTVHYCMGGIPVTVEGQVLRDPETPVERLFAAGETACVSVHGANRLGSNSLLECIVYGRRTGAALVEAVKGQSLPKLDEGSLLQQATERISQLLEKSGDSRIDTVRRQFQDCMTTHCGVYRTESVLQEGIRQLQHIRQRYNQQLRLDDQSNAWNTELIEALELDNLITVGSLILHSALQRRESRGSHAREDFPQRDDQQFLRHTLAAFREGSPQISYRPVVITRFTPQERKY; the protein is encoded by the coding sequence ATGCTGGAACACGACATTGTCATCATCGGTGGGGGATTATCCGGTTGTCGGGCTGCTTTGGAAGCCTTGCGACGGGATCCCAGCCTCAATCTGGCACTGGTGGCCAAAACTCACCCGATTCGCAGCCACTCGGTAGCAGCCCAAGGAGGCATTGCCGCAGCCCTACAAAATGTTGACCCACAGGATTCTTGGCAGGCTCACGCCTTCGATACCGTTAAGGGATCCGATTATCTGGCGGATCAAGATGCGGTGGAGATCCTGACCCAAGAAGCGCCGCAAGTGATCATCGATCTGGAACATTTGGGGGTGTTGTTCTCCCGCTTGCCGGATGGTCGAATTGCCCAGCGGGCTTTTGGGGGCCACAGCCATCATCGCACCTGTTATGCCGCTGACAAAACCGGGCACGCCATTTTGCACGAATTGGTGAATAACCTCAAACGCTTCGGGGTGAAGCTCTACAGTGAATGGTACGTGCTGCAGCTAATCCTGGAAGAGAACCAGGCCAAAGGGGTGGTGATGCTGGAGCTGGCCACCGGGCAGCTAGAGGTGGTGCGGGCCAAGGCGGTGATGCTGGCTACAGGCGGCTACGGGCGCATTTACAACTCCACCTCCAACGACTTCGCTTCCACGGGGGATGGTATGGCGATGGTGGCGCGGGCTGGGTTGCCGCTCCAGGATATGGAGTTTGTACAGTTTCATCCGACGGGCCTGTATCCGGTGGGGGTGCTGATCTCAGAGGCTGTGCGAGGAGAAGGGGCCTATTTGATCAACAACGAGGGGGAGCGCTTCATGGCCTCCTATGCTCCCAGTCGTATGGAGTTGGCCCCGCGGGATATTACCTCGCGGGCGATCGTAACGGAGGTGCGGGCCGGGCGGGGCATTGCCGGGAAAGATTATGTTTACTTAGATTTGCGCCATTTGGGGGCAGAAAAAATTCACAGCCGGGTGCCCTTTTGTTGGGAAGAGGCCCATCGCCACTTGGGCATTGACGCGGTGGTAGAGCCCATCCCGGTGCGGCCTACGGTGCACTACTGCATGGGTGGGATCCCGGTGACGGTCGAGGGTCAGGTGTTGCGGGATCCGGAAACTCCGGTAGAGAGGCTTTTTGCTGCTGGTGAAACTGCTTGTGTCTCGGTGCATGGGGCGAATCGGTTGGGGAGCAACTCTCTTTTGGAGTGCATTGTGTACGGACGACGGACAGGGGCTGCGCTGGTGGAGGCGGTTAAAGGGCAGTCCTTGCCGAAGCTGGATGAGGGATCCCTGCTCCAGCAGGCAACTGAACGAATCAGTCAGCTCCTGGAAAAATCGGGGGATAGCCGTATTGATACGGTACGGCGGCAATTTCAGGATTGCATGACCACACACTGTGGGGTGTACCGCACCGAATCTGTCCTCCAGGAAGGGATCCGGCAACTGCAACACATTCGTCAGCGCTACAACCAACAGCTACGGTTGGATGATCAGAGCAACGCTTGGAATACCGAGCTGATCGAAGCCCTAGAGCTGGATAACTTGATCACGGTCGGATCCCTAATTCTGCACAGCGCCTTGCAACGGCGGGAAAGTCGCGGATCCCATGCGCGGGAAGACTTCCCCCAGCGGGATGATCAACAGTTTTTGCGCCACACCTTGGCCGCCTTTCGAGAGGGATCCCCCCAGATTAGCTATCGCCCGGTGGTGATCACCCGATTTACCCCGCAGGAACGAAAGTATTAA
- the ispF gene encoding 2-C-methyl-D-erythritol 2,4-cyclodiphosphate synthase — MRIGQGYDIHRLVPDRPLILGGILIPYEKGLLGHSDADVLTHAIMDALLGAAALRDIGYYFPPEDEQWKGADSILLLQQVVQLVGKEGWQIGNIDTVVVAEQPKLKPHIPTMQARLAEAMQISPQQVAVKATTNEKLGPVGEGQAIAAFAVALLLAAE, encoded by the coding sequence GTGCGGATTGGGCAGGGATATGACATTCATCGGTTGGTACCGGATCGCCCCCTGATCCTGGGAGGGATCCTGATCCCTTACGAAAAAGGGCTTTTGGGCCATAGCGATGCCGATGTGCTCACCCACGCAATTATGGATGCCCTGCTGGGGGCGGCAGCCCTGCGGGATATTGGCTATTACTTTCCCCCTGAAGATGAGCAGTGGAAAGGGGCGGATAGTATTCTGCTGTTGCAGCAGGTGGTGCAATTGGTGGGCAAAGAGGGCTGGCAAATCGGCAATATCGACACGGTGGTGGTGGCCGAGCAACCGAAACTCAAACCCCACATTCCCACCATGCAGGCCCGTCTGGCAGAAGCCATGCAGATCTCACCCCAGCAGGTGGCGGTTAAAGCAACCACCAACGAAAAACTCGGTCCCGTGGGAGAAGGCCAGGCGATCGCGGCCTTTGCAGTGGCCTTGTTGCTGGCCGCCGAGTAG